A genomic segment from Ptychodera flava strain L36383 chromosome 8, AS_Pfla_20210202, whole genome shotgun sequence encodes:
- the LOC139139435 gene encoding uncharacterized protein, with amino-acid sequence MSEMSEEMSSIVSTDQGDMLMSGVEEMQDKEPQTETEPTTSASGRMGRGKKSTISESFVDPFDVSIDETIDPTDDYDHIDLSYYDGDPDYEPSFNVTIQSHGIDMEDFPSDHSEFDDRSDEDTSPNIQEQGESGVTRVRSMPFWSCRIQVVLTAPSQTTASQWRPAYIGLHTDVRKQLQQIALFAKMLRLKIVSSSTFFKIQRHYLVPCVDEYWLSHQQEILTKYQDKEIVILGSNVTVVTVPVGQSTVLYTFVFVQHAFYVI; translated from the exons ATGTCTGAGATGTCTGAAGAGATGTCTTCCATTGTATCCACAGATCAAGG TGACATGTTGATGTCAGGAGTGGAGGAAATGCAAGACAAGGAACCCCAAACAGAAACAGAACCAACAACAAG TGCTAGTGGCAGAATGGGAAGAGGAAAAAAGAGTACCATATCAGAATCTTTTGTGGACCCATTTGA TGTGAGTATAGATGAGACAATTGATCCAACCGATGATTATGATCATATTGATCTGTCATACTATGATGGAGATCCGGATTATGAACCAAGCTTCAATGTAACTATACA GTCCCATGGAATTGACATGGAAGACTTTCCATCTGACCATTCAGAGTTTGATGACAGAAGTGATGAAGACACCTCTCCCAATATACAGGAACAAGGAGAATCGGGTGTAACAAGAGTGAGAA gtatgcCCTTCTGGTCATGTAGAATACAAGTGGTGCTCACAGCCCCTTCTCAAACGACGGCTTCACAGTGGAGACCTGCTTACATCGGCCTCCATACTGATGTCCGGAAACAATTACAGCAAATTGCTTTATTTGCCAAGATGTTAAGGTTGAAGATAGTCAGTAGTAGTACATTCTTCAAAATACAGCGGCACTATCTAGTTCCATGTGTGGATGAATATTGGCTTTCACATCAACAGGAAATACTTACCAAGTATCAAGATAAGGAGATTGTTATTCTTGGGAGTAACGTTACTGTAGTGACTGTTCCTGTAGGACAGAGTACCGTACTATACACATTTGTCTTCGTCCAGCATGCATTCTATGTCATTTAA
- the LOC139139529 gene encoding tRNA:m(4)X modification enzyme TRM13 homolog, producing MADTTADPLPTCAFFLARKNRYCKVTLIPGKKYCGLHAHLDPNTEDKDRRNRIPCPLDAKHTVYENQLKKHLKKCNAREKPQPDYFQKNINSGLSCESDPLEKITLSSLSRNELETLIAKLKKVFNDHNVPITSSIKAHPALERELVDPGNGSTALKHLMQTSSLLGNMEKLDLLNSGTCYVEFGAGKGQLSHWVQRSLPDSQDTEFLLVDRGANRYKVSLSRLLSQRVDDGPHFERLRIDIEHLCLDKVPRIAESNRPVVAISKHLCGAATDFTLQCLTETLQHSGKFEDQDYEQSDSHDSKRLKRDSSKRLHGIVIALCCHHKCSWTSYVGREFFQSEDFSPRDFILTTRLTSWATCGTRAQTAAESAVSQNATVPEAEISASDSQNSTEQETINVGYRDLLNSLSVDEREEIGRMSKRLIDIGRIKFLEDKGFKVDLAYYVESKISLENIVMIARPR from the exons GACAAAGATAGAAGAAACAGAATTCCCTGCCCACTGGATGCAAAACA TACTGTTTATGAAAATCAGCTTAAAAAGCACCTGAAGAAATGCAATGCCCGAGAAAAGCCCCAACCA gaTTATTTTCAGAAGAACATCAATTCTGGCTTATCATGTGAAAGCGATCCTTTAGAAAAG ATCACATTATCAtcactttcaagaaatgaaCTAGAGACTTTGATTGCAAAGCTGAAGAAAgttttcaatg ACCATAACGTACCAATCACATCATCAATAAAAGCACACCCTGCATTAGAAAGAGAACTGGTTGACCCTGGCAATGGATCAACTGCTCTGAAACACTTGATGCAGACTTCATCACTACTCGGTAACATGGAAAAGTTAGATCTTTTGAACTCTGGAACATGCTATGTGGAATTTGGTGCTGGCAAAG GTCAACTTTCCCATTGGGTTCAAAGGTCACTGCCTGATAGTCAAGATACTGAATTCCTATTGGTGGATCGAGGAGCCAATAGATACAAGGTATCACTAt CTAGATTGTTATCACAAAGAGTTGATGATGGTCCGCACTTTGAAAGACTACGCATCGATATTGAACATCTGTGTCTTGACAAAGTACCCAGAATAGCTGAAAGTAACCGTCCTGTTGTAGCAATCAGTAAACACTTGTGTGGGGCAGCTACTG ATTTCACCCTCCAATGTCTGACAGAAACATTACAACATTCTGGAAAATTTGAAGACCAAGATTATGAACAATCAGACAGTCATGACTCTAAACGTTTGAAAAGAGACTCATCAAAGAGACTGCATGGAATTGTTATTGCATTGTGCTGTCATCACAAATGCAGTTGGACAAGTTATGTCGGCAGGGAATTCTTCCAGAGTGAAGATTTCTCACCGAGGGATTTTATTCTTACAACTCGACTCACCAGTTGGGCTACATGCGGGACCAGAGCCCAGACTGCTGCTGAATCTGCAGTTTCCCAAAATGCAACTGTACCTGAGGCAGAGATTTCTGCAAGTGACTCCCAGAATTCAACAGAACAAGAAACCATAAATGTGGGGTATAGAGATTTGTTGAATTCACTGAGTGTCGATGAACGGGAAGAAATTGGAAGGATGAGTAAGAGGCTTATTGATATCGGAAGGATAAAATTCTTGGAGGATAAGGGATTCAAAGTGGATCTAGCATATTATGTTGAGTCTAAAATTTCATTGGAAAATATAGTCATGATTGCAAGGCCAAGGTGA